In one Nicotiana tomentosiformis chromosome 6, ASM39032v3, whole genome shotgun sequence genomic region, the following are encoded:
- the LOC117281394 gene encoding precursor of CEP13-like: protein MVRRSAVSLTLIILLICYVPHFEARKLLMKTMEDKKIDLYQKANVLLNSLPKGAVPPSSPSKKGHAKLVTLKHYVGAYFDHNMESVPSPGIGN, encoded by the coding sequence ATGGTTCGCCGCAGCGCGGTTTCACTTACTCTGATTATTCTGCTAATCTGTTATGTTCCACACTTTGAAGCAAGGAAGCTATTGATGAAGACCATGGAGGACAAGAAGATTGATCTTTATCAAAAAGCCAATGTTCTACTGAATTCCCTTCCCAAAGGTGCCGTCCCGCCTTCTTCCCCGAGTAAAAAAGGCCATGCTAAGCTTGTTACTCTGAAGCATTATGTTGGTGCCTATTTTGATCACAATATGGAGTCAGTTCCAAGCCCTGGTATTGGCAATTGA